From a single Natronorubrum tibetense GA33 genomic region:
- a CDS encoding ZIP family metal transporter — protein MTDRSIHDLPRWLLAIGPLLVFGAIFGALYLTSPFGDLGSVDEASTADMLWMLTIIGAIAGIIPVLIGMLWFPFIRNLDPRYLHAFMALAAGVLVFIAVEMTEEVFEYSAAAESTGLAAALAIVGVGGTFLVMYAASEWRQRKMADQQKSGLEIAYLVALALGLHSLGEGLGIGVAYVAGDASLVMLLVLAFVMHNVMEGPTIVAAVARDRATPPLYHFVAMGAIAGGTVILGGWVGSFAQSNLLAVLFYAIAIGAILQVLIEVAELIRFDAEAVITRVNAATFSFGFVLMFLLEDVLTDVVLEGWLVPT, from the coding sequence ATGACGGATCGGTCGATACACGACCTGCCTCGCTGGCTGTTAGCGATCGGTCCTCTCCTCGTATTCGGGGCGATTTTCGGAGCGCTCTATCTCACTTCGCCGTTCGGCGACCTCGGAAGCGTGGACGAAGCGAGCACGGCCGATATGCTCTGGATGCTGACGATAATCGGGGCGATTGCCGGTATCATTCCGGTGTTGATTGGGATGCTCTGGTTCCCGTTTATTCGCAATCTCGATCCGCGGTATTTACACGCCTTCATGGCGCTCGCTGCCGGTGTCCTCGTGTTCATCGCCGTCGAGATGACCGAAGAGGTCTTCGAGTACAGCGCTGCCGCCGAGAGTACCGGTCTCGCTGCCGCGCTGGCCATCGTCGGCGTCGGGGGGACGTTCCTCGTCATGTACGCTGCCAGCGAGTGGCGCCAGCGCAAGATGGCCGACCAACAAAAAAGCGGCCTCGAGATCGCCTATCTGGTCGCGCTCGCGCTCGGCCTCCACAGTCTCGGGGAAGGGCTCGGCATCGGCGTCGCCTACGTGGCCGGTGACGCGTCGCTGGTGATGTTGCTCGTTCTGGCGTTCGTGATGCACAACGTGATGGAGGGCCCGACCATCGTCGCCGCCGTCGCTCGCGACAGGGCGACGCCCCCGCTGTATCACTTCGTCGCGATGGGTGCCATCGCGGGGGGCACCGTTATTCTCGGCGGCTGGGTCGGCAGCTTCGCCCAGTCCAATCTGCTCGCGGTCCTGTTCTACGCCATCGCGATCGGTGCGATCCTCCAGGTGCTCATCGAGGTCGCGGAACTCATCCGATTCGATGCCGAAGCCGTCATCACCCGAGTCAACGCCGCGACGTTTTCGTTCGGCTTCGTCCTGATGTTCCTCCTCGAGGACGTGCTCACCGACGTGGTCCTCGAGGGCTGGCTGGTTCCGAC
- a CDS encoding metal-dependent transcriptional regulator: MMLSDVMEDYLKAIYQLQRETDERIKTSAIAEELDVTSPTVTSMLDKLEERGFVDREKYRGVTLTDEGETVALEVVRHHRLLEAYLTEHLDYDWAEVHEEADRLEHHISEDFEARVADALGQPTVDPHGSPIPSADLEPPERPDGKSVTEFEEGDVVVVEEVADRDADVLSYLADHGVEPGVELEIVEVAPFGMITARSSEHDESVSLPDAVAHHVRVARGAEVEQ, translated from the coding sequence ATGATGCTGAGCGACGTGATGGAAGACTACCTCAAGGCGATCTACCAGCTCCAGCGCGAGACTGACGAGCGCATCAAGACGTCGGCTATCGCCGAGGAGTTGGATGTCACGTCGCCAACCGTCACGAGCATGCTCGACAAACTCGAGGAACGGGGCTTCGTCGACCGCGAGAAGTACCGCGGCGTCACGCTGACCGACGAGGGCGAGACCGTCGCCCTCGAGGTCGTCCGCCACCATCGGCTGCTCGAGGCCTACCTCACCGAACACTTAGACTACGACTGGGCGGAGGTCCACGAGGAGGCTGACCGGCTCGAACACCACATCAGCGAGGATTTCGAGGCCCGCGTCGCGGACGCGCTGGGCCAGCCGACGGTCGACCCCCACGGCTCGCCGATCCCCAGCGCCGACCTCGAGCCGCCGGAGCGTCCCGATGGCAAATCCGTCACCGAGTTCGAGGAGGGCGACGTCGTCGTCGTCGAGGAGGTTGCCGACCGCGACGCGGACGTCCTCTCCTATCTGGCCGACCACGGCGTCGAACCCGGCGTCGAACTCGAGATCGTCGAGGTCGCACCGTTCGGGATGATCACCGCGCGCTCGAGCGAGCACGACGAATCGGTCTCGCTCCCCGACGCCGTCGCACACCACGTGCGCGTGGCTCGAGGGGCAGAGGTCGAACAATAG
- the rocF gene encoding arginase → MGTTVRIIGAPMDYGADRRGVDMGPSAIRYAGLADRLERAGVDPIDAGDLDIPRAEERDPDAGGPNRGNAKFLREVEDVCTRLSDRVAQTLANGEFPLVVGGDHSVAIGSMHGAARDADLGAIWFDAHADLNTPETSPSGNVHGMPLAATLGHGAFAEMEWATAPRVREESIAYVGLRSIDERERELVRESEMTAFTMADIDERGMTAVVEDALDVATDGTDGVHVSLDLDWLDPKAAPGVGTPVRGGVTYREAHAALETVSERHDSEGVLRSMDVVEVNPILDEGNETATLGAELTASAFGNRIL, encoded by the coding sequence ATGGGCACGACTGTCAGAATTATCGGTGCGCCGATGGACTACGGCGCGGATCGCCGCGGAGTCGACATGGGACCGTCCGCTATCCGGTATGCGGGACTGGCCGACAGACTCGAGCGGGCGGGGGTCGATCCGATCGACGCGGGAGACCTCGATATCCCGCGGGCCGAAGAACGGGACCCGGACGCCGGCGGCCCGAATCGGGGGAACGCGAAGTTCCTCCGGGAGGTCGAAGACGTCTGTACGCGCCTGAGCGATCGCGTCGCGCAGACGCTCGCCAACGGCGAATTCCCGCTCGTCGTCGGCGGCGACCACTCGGTTGCCATCGGATCGATGCACGGTGCCGCTCGAGACGCCGACCTCGGCGCGATCTGGTTCGACGCCCACGCCGACCTGAACACGCCGGAGACCTCGCCCAGCGGAAACGTCCACGGGATGCCCCTCGCCGCGACGCTCGGCCACGGCGCGTTCGCGGAGATGGAGTGGGCCACCGCGCCCCGCGTCCGAGAGGAGTCGATCGCGTACGTCGGCCTTCGCAGTATCGATGAGCGCGAACGCGAACTCGTCCGAGAAAGCGAGATGACGGCGTTTACGATGGCCGATATCGACGAACGCGGCATGACGGCCGTCGTCGAGGACGCACTCGACGTCGCAACGGACGGCACCGACGGCGTCCACGTCAGTCTCGATCTCGACTGGCTCGACCCCAAAGCGGCCCCCGGCGTCGGGACGCCCGTCCGCGGCGGCGTCACCTATCGGGAAGCCCACGCCGCACTCGAGACGGTCTCCGAGCGACACGATAGCGAGGGAGTCCTCCGATCGATGGATGTCGTGGAAGTAAACCCGATCCTCGACGAAGGGAACGAAACGGCGACGCTCGGGGCCGAACTGACCGCGAGCGCGTTCGGAAACCGAATCCTCTGA
- a CDS encoding NAD(P)/FAD-dependent oxidoreductase has protein sequence MTENVVVLGAGYAGAGAINKLQSELGGNARLTWIADVDYHLVLHESHRVIRDPDVRSDITFPVEDIADPSTRFIQDEVTGLDVDEQVVELADTDDVDYDYVLVGLGSQTAYYGIPGLEDHSLTLKSLDDALEIHEAVKEASQAATRGEPAQVVIGGAGLSGIQTAGEIAEFRDNHRAPIEIHLVEALEEIFPGNDPEVQQALRDLLEEAGVQIHTDDPITEAKEDVIEFDEGEPLEHDVLVWTGGITGRDAMDDVDLDNEHNRVNTEANFQTSDERVFAIGDSAIIDQGDRPAPPTAQAAWQAAEVAGENISRAIENRPLKTWEYNDKGTVVSVGEKAVAHDVQMLPVDTFGGFPAKNLKKMIAARWIADITSWNVARKSWSSL, from the coding sequence ATGACTGAGAACGTCGTCGTGCTCGGCGCGGGCTATGCCGGTGCTGGTGCGATCAACAAGCTCCAATCGGAGCTCGGGGGCAACGCGCGGCTAACGTGGATCGCAGACGTCGACTATCATCTCGTCTTGCACGAATCTCACCGCGTGATCCGTGATCCGGATGTCCGTTCGGACATCACGTTCCCGGTCGAAGACATCGCCGACCCGTCGACTCGGTTCATCCAGGACGAAGTCACCGGCCTCGACGTCGACGAGCAGGTCGTCGAACTCGCCGACACCGACGACGTCGACTACGACTACGTCCTCGTCGGCCTCGGCAGCCAGACCGCCTACTACGGCATCCCCGGTCTCGAGGACCACTCGCTGACCCTGAAGAGCCTCGACGACGCCCTCGAGATTCACGAGGCCGTCAAAGAAGCCAGTCAGGCCGCAACCCGCGGCGAACCCGCACAGGTCGTCATCGGCGGTGCCGGTCTCTCGGGCATCCAGACCGCCGGCGAAATCGCCGAGTTCCGCGACAACCACCGCGCGCCGATCGAAATCCACCTCGTCGAGGCGCTCGAGGAAATCTTCCCCGGTAACGATCCGGAAGTACAGCAGGCGCTGCGCGACCTGCTCGAGGAGGCTGGCGTCCAGATCCACACGGACGACCCGATTACGGAAGCGAAGGAAGACGTCATCGAGTTCGACGAGGGCGAACCGCTCGAGCACGACGTGCTCGTCTGGACTGGCGGCATCACGGGTCGCGACGCGATGGACGACGTCGACCTCGATAACGAACACAACCGCGTGAACACGGAAGCGAACTTCCAGACCTCCGACGAGCGCGTCTTCGCCATCGGCGACTCGGCGATCATCGACCAGGGCGACCGGCCCGCACCGCCGACCGCACAGGCCGCCTGGCAAGCCGCCGAGGTTGCCGGCGAGAACATCTCGCGTGCCATCGAGAACCGTCCCCTCAAGACCTGGGAGTACAACGACAAAGGGACCGTCGTCTCCGTCGGCGAGAAAGCAGTCGCTCACGACGTGCAGATGCTCCCCGTCGACACCTTTGGCGGCTTCCCCGCGAAGAACCTGAAAAAGATGATCGCCGCCCGTTGGATTGCGGACATCACCTCCTGGAACGTCGCCCGCAAGTCCTGGTCGTCGCTATAA
- a CDS encoding helix-turn-helix domain-containing protein produces the protein MRSFTVAIRMPEWAQHPMHRLIDDHEAVHRSELLEWNVTGEQRIALVFRVLADRDVYERALRETASIREYELVDGRAGELYLYVRDTPTESDRELYNAFTATNLVAVPPVTFLPGGRLTIQVLGTAADVDTVVDELPDGFAVELEAVTSMGPTDGRIGLTERQRATVAAAERVGYYEIPREGTISDIADELGIATSTAGDHLRKAEATLARSYLDGRF, from the coding sequence ATGCGTTCGTTTACAGTGGCGATCCGGATGCCAGAGTGGGCCCAACATCCGATGCATCGATTGATCGACGACCACGAGGCGGTTCACCGGAGCGAGCTACTCGAGTGGAACGTCACGGGCGAGCAGCGCATCGCGCTGGTGTTTCGCGTGCTCGCCGACCGTGACGTATACGAGCGCGCGCTCCGAGAGACGGCGTCGATCCGCGAGTACGAACTGGTAGACGGTCGGGCCGGCGAACTGTATCTCTACGTCAGGGATACTCCCACAGAGAGCGATCGGGAGCTGTACAACGCGTTCACGGCAACGAACCTCGTCGCCGTGCCGCCGGTCACGTTCCTCCCTGGTGGTCGGCTCACGATACAGGTGTTGGGAACCGCCGCTGACGTCGATACCGTCGTGGACGAACTCCCCGACGGGTTCGCCGTCGAACTCGAGGCCGTGACTTCGATGGGGCCGACCGACGGTCGTATCGGACTGACCGAGCGACAGCGAGCGACGGTGGCGGCCGCCGAGCGAGTCGGCTACTACGAAATCCCACGTGAGGGGACCATAAGCGACATCGCGGACGAGTTGGGAATCGCGACGAGTACGGCCGGCGACCACCTGCGGAAGGCGGAGGCGACGCTCGCACGGAGCTATCTCGACGGACGCTTCTGA
- a CDS encoding cytochrome P450 has product MSEETRASATTDTASTADDHGDPSSADGDRTDRPKPLPVIGNLHQITGDPLGFFDAARGHDLLPYRMFTDQCYVVAHPEGVQAVLVDDDDAYRKGEMMQRQIGSLLGDGIFLAEEGDWQDQRSTMQPAFYRERIAGYADTMTEKSATMADGWTDGQVVDVAEVSSELTLAVLADTLLGIDPGSDRDIVAHAADAIAARYDSRRVGAFLPEWIPSPTNRRYRRALADLRRTIDRIIDDRRTAIEEGSYSGTDLLSMLIAATADGGMDDQTLRDNVVTFLFAGHETTALGLTYALHSLATEPDEQASVRDAVDEFGDPVIDPDGAAARDALPAVDRVVDETLRLYPPVHVFFREPARSVDLLDTRVPAGTVLALSPWTCHRDPRWWENPEAFRPDRWETSTGDGRNGGPASKSSRPEYAYFPFGGGPRHCIGMRFALLELRLTLAVLLSQYRFSPVTETLSFAPSATLQPDGPVRLRVDTDSL; this is encoded by the coding sequence ATGAGCGAGGAGACACGCGCTTCCGCGACGACCGACACCGCGTCCACCGCCGACGATCACGGCGACCCCAGCAGCGCCGACGGCGACCGAACGGATCGTCCGAAACCGCTGCCGGTAATCGGCAACCTCCACCAGATAACTGGCGACCCGCTCGGATTCTTCGACGCGGCGCGTGGACACGACCTGCTGCCCTACCGGATGTTCACCGACCAGTGCTACGTCGTCGCCCATCCCGAAGGGGTCCAGGCCGTTCTCGTCGATGACGACGACGCGTATCGCAAGGGGGAGATGATGCAACGACAGATCGGGAGCCTCCTCGGCGACGGAATCTTCCTCGCCGAAGAGGGCGACTGGCAGGACCAACGGTCGACGATGCAACCCGCGTTCTACCGAGAGCGGATCGCCGGCTACGCCGACACAATGACCGAAAAGTCCGCGACGATGGCCGACGGATGGACGGACGGGCAAGTCGTCGACGTTGCGGAGGTCTCGAGCGAGCTTACCCTCGCCGTTCTCGCGGACACCCTGCTCGGAATCGATCCCGGGTCGGATCGGGACATCGTCGCTCACGCGGCGGATGCGATCGCCGCGAGATACGACTCCCGGCGCGTCGGCGCGTTCCTCCCGGAGTGGATCCCCTCGCCGACTAATCGTCGCTACCGGCGGGCGCTCGCGGATCTTCGCCGGACCATCGATCGGATTATCGACGACCGGCGAACCGCTATCGAGGAGGGGAGCTACTCCGGAACGGATCTCCTATCGATGCTCATCGCCGCCACCGCTGACGGCGGTATGGACGACCAGACGCTTCGAGACAACGTCGTCACGTTCCTGTTCGCCGGCCACGAAACGACGGCACTCGGCCTGACCTACGCGCTCCACTCGCTCGCGACCGAGCCCGACGAACAGGCGAGCGTTCGGGACGCGGTCGACGAATTTGGCGACCCCGTGATCGATCCGGACGGCGCGGCTGCACGCGACGCGCTTCCAGCCGTCGATCGCGTCGTCGACGAGACGCTTCGGCTGTATCCGCCGGTACACGTGTTCTTTCGCGAGCCCGCCCGTTCGGTCGACCTGCTCGACACTCGAGTCCCGGCGGGAACCGTCCTCGCGCTGTCGCCGTGGACGTGCCATCGAGACCCGCGCTGGTGGGAGAACCCCGAGGCGTTCCGTCCGGATCGCTGGGAGACATCGACGGGAGACGGGAGAAACGGTGGACCGGCGTCGAAGTCGTCTCGTCCGGAGTATGCGTACTTCCCGTTCGGCGGGGGCCCACGCCACTGTATCGGAATGCGCTTTGCGCTGCTGGAACTCCGACTGACTCTCGCCGTGTTGCTCTCTCAGTACCGGTTCAGTCCGGTCACCGAGACGCTGTCTTTTGCCCCGAGCGCGACGCTACAGCCCGACGGGCCGGTTCGACTGCGAGTCGACACTGACTCTCTTTGA
- a CDS encoding acyltransferase: protein MTDETPSRHDRVRRHPTPGPGNSLADWTRARSPLRVAISYVVVWLVRISPSLRLKRWLLRRLGVTVGPGVSWGLEATPDVFWPELITVEAEAIVGYDATILCHEFLQDEYRTGEVRIGERAMIGAGAIVLPGVEIGADARVAANSLVTRDVPPETTVAGVPAEPMGSPTTDDTGASDDGETGD, encoded by the coding sequence GTGACTGACGAGACGCCGTCCCGCCACGACCGCGTCCGGCGCCATCCAACGCCGGGACCGGGGAACTCGCTCGCCGACTGGACCCGCGCTCGAAGCCCGCTTCGAGTCGCAATTTCGTACGTCGTCGTCTGGCTCGTGCGAATCTCTCCGAGTCTTCGACTCAAACGCTGGCTCCTCCGACGGCTCGGCGTCACCGTCGGACCGGGCGTCTCCTGGGGACTCGAGGCCACGCCGGACGTCTTTTGGCCCGAACTGATCACCGTCGAAGCCGAAGCGATCGTGGGCTACGACGCCACGATCCTCTGTCACGAGTTCCTGCAGGACGAGTATCGGACGGGAGAGGTCCGGATCGGCGAACGGGCGATGATCGGTGCCGGAGCCATCGTACTCCCGGGGGTCGAAATCGGTGCGGACGCGCGCGTCGCGGCGAACTCGCTCGTGACGAGGGACGTGCCGCCGGAGACGACGGTTGCGGGCGTTCCGGCCGAGCCGATGGGATCGCCGACCACCGACGACACCGGAGCGAGCGACGACGGCGAAACCGGAGACTGA
- a CDS encoding DUF7344 domain-containing protein yields MSLQRDTLEPETVYSLLANRVRGYLLSYLSATNRTTVPEAARRIANWQREATATTFESDRTAVLVQLIHNHLPRLSQYDIVEYDRTTEEITPGSNFEAVAPYVSDLEISVDHQ; encoded by the coding sequence ATGTCGCTCCAACGGGATACGCTCGAGCCGGAAACGGTCTATTCGCTGCTCGCCAACCGAGTCCGCGGGTATTTGCTGAGCTATCTATCGGCCACTAACCGTACGACGGTGCCGGAAGCCGCCCGGCGGATCGCCAACTGGCAACGCGAGGCGACGGCAACGACGTTCGAATCGGATCGGACGGCCGTCCTCGTCCAGTTGATCCACAACCACTTGCCGCGGCTCAGTCAGTACGATATCGTCGAGTACGACCGCACGACCGAGGAGATTACCCCCGGATCGAACTTCGAGGCGGTAGCGCCGTACGTCTCCGACCTCGAGATCTCGGTGGATCACCAGTGA
- a CDS encoding Nmad3 family putative nucleotide modification protein codes for MTVVLAGVGADSTNLGALAPLYDDGRFEYVPIPEKTCETDESATLGSWDLRATDGTAVDLTSRITPQPIGDADRTVTGGELESWPFHHDPNFEALTYGEHRTSGYVSRLRALESGDIVGFYAGLRRPDGDRAHRYLIGYFTVDRVDVVTPDMAQDERESILAAHPDNAHTKRARDGECYLEKPVVLIDGCEPGGLFDRHPIRLSEYYVKSGNQRAQYYLREPVASAFDVRAGGENMMYKPAYRCGISGDAFRRRVGVPGERTVDDAAIEAA; via the coding sequence ATGACGGTGGTTCTGGCCGGTGTCGGTGCGGATAGCACGAATCTGGGGGCCCTCGCGCCGTTGTATGACGACGGACGCTTCGAGTACGTCCCGATTCCCGAGAAGACCTGCGAGACGGACGAGAGCGCCACGCTCGGTTCGTGGGACCTCCGCGCGACTGACGGAACCGCCGTAGACCTCACGAGCCGGATCACACCCCAACCGATCGGCGACGCCGACCGGACAGTCACCGGTGGCGAACTCGAGTCCTGGCCGTTTCATCACGATCCCAACTTCGAGGCCCTGACCTACGGCGAACACCGCACCAGCGGCTACGTTTCGAGGCTACGCGCACTCGAGTCGGGCGACATCGTCGGCTTCTACGCCGGCCTGCGCCGCCCCGACGGCGACCGCGCTCATCGCTACCTGATCGGCTACTTCACAGTCGACCGCGTCGACGTCGTCACGCCGGATATGGCTCAGGACGAACGCGAGTCAATTCTCGCAGCACATCCGGACAACGCCCACACCAAACGCGCCCGCGACGGCGAGTGCTACCTCGAGAAACCGGTCGTGCTGATCGACGGCTGCGAACCCGGCGGCCTCTTCGACCGACACCCAATTCGGCTGTCGGAGTACTACGTCAAGTCGGGGAACCAACGGGCGCAGTACTATCTACGAGAGCCGGTCGCGAGCGCCTTTGACGTCCGTGCTGGTGGCGAAAATATGATGTATAAGCCGGCCTATCGTTGCGGGATCTCCGGGGATGCGTTCCGCCGGCGTGTCGGCGTCCCCGGCGAGCGGACCGTCGACGACGCGGCTATCGAAGCCGCCTAA
- a CDS encoding ribbon-helix-helix domain-containing protein, whose translation MSTDRKSIPVSIPEGLVDELDELVEEGKFGSRSEALRYGARLVAREAQQKRLHERTSRTAEQDIEDRLERKRVR comes from the coding sequence ATGAGCACCGACAGGAAGTCGATCCCAGTTTCGATCCCGGAAGGGTTGGTCGACGAACTCGACGAACTCGTCGAGGAAGGAAAGTTCGGTTCACGATCCGAGGCGCTGCGATACGGCGCACGGCTGGTCGCACGCGAAGCACAACAGAAACGGCTGCACGAACGAACGTCGAGAACTGCCGAACAGGATATCGAGGATCGACTGGAGAGAAAGCGTGTACGTTGA
- a CDS encoding PIN domain-containing protein: MYVDTDVVLAVLKADDWLSSAVDLEKIPDPKTSVATCIEVQYAMQDEWDRERRTTVHEQLADEGVQLVPLRFEHIDAGSTLQRAYERLNLFDAVHLGVATVLDETVVSTDTLYPEIQEIEHIDPRDLE; this comes from the coding sequence GTGTACGTTGATACCGACGTCGTTCTCGCCGTTCTGAAGGCAGACGATTGGCTCAGTTCGGCCGTCGATCTCGAGAAGATTCCCGATCCCAAAACGTCCGTCGCGACCTGTATCGAGGTACAGTACGCGATGCAGGACGAATGGGATCGAGAGCGTCGGACAACGGTTCACGAACAGCTCGCAGACGAGGGAGTTCAGCTTGTTCCTCTGCGTTTCGAGCACATCGACGCCGGCTCGACGTTGCAGCGAGCATACGAACGGCTGAATCTGTTCGATGCCGTTCACCTCGGTGTTGCTACGGTTCTCGACGAGACGGTCGTTTCGACTGATACGCTGTACCCGGAGATCCAGGAAATAGAACACATCGACCCGCGCGACCTCGAGTAA
- a CDS encoding RNA-guided pseudouridylation complex pseudouridine synthase subunit Cbf5: protein MADRPRLRGPPDDRSPVELLTFGVVNLDKPPGPSSHQVSGWLRDSVAETLAERGADATLEQAAHAGTLDPKVTGCLPLMLGEATRLAQVFLEGSKEYIAVLECHAPVPADVESVVAEFEGPIYQKPPRKSAVSRRLRVREIYDLEVLETDERQVLLRIRCESGTYVRKLCHDLGLALGTGGHMGHLRRSATTPFDDSDLHSTSDFLDALAFWVEDDDPDPLFEAVDPAERILEDIPSITIAENAAREVANGAPVYAPGVLAVDAGVTEGDLVACYTPNEAAVCLGEFVGDADADRGVVVSLERVLV from the coding sequence ATGGCTGATCGTCCTCGTCTCCGTGGCCCGCCCGACGACCGCTCACCCGTAGAACTGCTCACGTTCGGCGTCGTCAACCTCGACAAGCCGCCCGGCCCCTCCTCACACCAGGTAAGCGGCTGGTTACGCGACTCCGTCGCCGAGACGCTCGCCGAACGCGGCGCCGATGCGACGCTCGAGCAAGCCGCCCACGCCGGAACCCTCGATCCCAAGGTGACCGGCTGTCTGCCGCTCATGCTCGGCGAGGCCACTCGTCTGGCACAGGTTTTCCTCGAGGGTTCAAAGGAGTACATCGCCGTCCTCGAGTGTCACGCACCGGTGCCGGCCGACGTCGAGTCGGTCGTCGCCGAGTTCGAGGGGCCGATCTACCAGAAGCCGCCGCGCAAGAGCGCGGTGTCGCGACGCCTGCGCGTCCGCGAAATATACGATCTCGAGGTGCTCGAAACCGACGAGCGGCAGGTCCTCTTGCGGATTCGCTGCGAGAGCGGGACTTACGTCCGCAAGCTCTGTCACGATCTGGGCCTCGCACTCGGGACGGGCGGCCACATGGGCCACCTGCGTCGCTCGGCCACGACCCCGTTCGACGACAGCGACCTCCACAGCACGTCCGACTTCTTGGACGCGCTCGCTTTCTGGGTCGAGGACGACGATCCCGACCCCCTTTTTGAGGCGGTCGATCCGGCCGAACGAATTCTCGAGGATATTCCGTCGATCACGATCGCGGAGAACGCGGCTCGAGAGGTGGCCAACGGCGCACCTGTCTACGCACCGGGCGTGCTCGCGGTCGATGCTGGTGTAACAGAGGGTGATCTCGTCGCGTGTTACACGCCGAACGAGGCCGCCGTGTGTCTCGGGGAGTTCGTGGGCGATGCCGATGCGGATCGCGGGGTTGTGGTGTCGCTCGAGCGCGTGCTGGTCTGA
- the cmk gene encoding (d)CMP kinase has protein sequence MLLTVSGPPGSGKSTTAELLADAFDLDHVSGGDIFRELADERGYTPLEFNKLAEENAQIDRDLDRRLREIAVEEDDLVLESRLAGWLAGEQADFRFWLDAPARVRGERIAEREAKDPARATEETQAREASEAKRYQEYYDIDIQDLTIYDLSVNTARWEPDAVLDMLVTAVGEYEAAGDEGQASIPIEYEF, from the coding sequence ATGTTACTCACCGTCTCCGGCCCGCCAGGGAGCGGGAAGAGCACGACTGCGGAGTTGCTCGCCGACGCGTTCGACCTCGATCACGTCAGCGGCGGCGACATCTTCCGGGAACTGGCCGACGAGCGCGGCTACACGCCCCTCGAGTTCAACAAACTCGCCGAGGAGAACGCCCAGATCGACCGCGATCTAGACCGTCGGCTCCGCGAAATCGCCGTCGAAGAGGACGATCTGGTCCTCGAGTCCCGTCTCGCGGGCTGGTTGGCCGGCGAGCAGGCCGACTTCCGGTTTTGGCTCGATGCACCGGCACGGGTTCGCGGCGAACGGATCGCCGAGCGGGAAGCGAAAGACCCCGCCCGTGCAACGGAGGAGACCCAGGCACGCGAAGCCAGTGAGGCAAAGCGTTATCAGGAGTATTACGACATCGATATCCAGGATTTGACGATCTACGATCTCTCGGTGAACACGGCTCGCTGGGAGCCAGACGCAGTGCTCGACATGCTCGTCACCGCCGTCGGGGAGTACGAGGCTGCAGGCGACGAGGGACAGGCATCCATCCCGATCGAGTACGAGTTCTGA